In the genome of Streptomyces sp. Tu 3180, the window GCGCGACCCGCGCACCCTGGCCCGCCCGTGGGCGATCCCGGGCACGCCGGGGCTGGAGCACCGCATCGGCGGGATCGAGAAGCAGGACGGCACCGGCAACATCTCCTACGACCCGGCCAACCACGATTTCATGGTCCGCACCCGGCAGGCCAAGGTCGACAACATCACCGTCCCGGACGTGGAGGTCGACGATCCGGACGGGGCGGCGCGGACGCTGGTGCTGGGCTGGGGCTCGACCTACGGGCCGATCACCGCGGCCGTGCGGCGCCTGCGCGGGCAGGGCGGCCGGATCGCGCAGGCGCACCTGCGGCACCTCAACCCCTTCCCCGCCAACCTCGGAAGGGTCCTCGAGAAGTACGACAAGGTGGTGGTCCCCGAGATGAACCTCGGCCAGCTCGCCACCCTCATCCGCGCGAAGTACCTGGTCGACGCCACCTCGTACACCCAGGTCAACGGCATGCCGTTCAAGGCCGGGCAACTGGCCCGCGCATGGCAGGAGATGCTGCATGAGCACTGAACTCAAACTCCTCGCCAAGGACTTCAAGTCCGATCAGGAGGTGCGCTGGTGCCCGGGCTGCGGTGACTACGCGGTGCTGGCGGCCGTGCAGGGCTTCATGCCCGAGCTCGGCCTGGCACGGGAGAACATCGTCTTCGTCTCCGGCATCGGGTGTTCCTCCCGCTTCCCGTACTACATGAACACCTACGGGATGCACTCCATCCACGGCCGCGCCCCCGCCATCGCCACCGGCCTGGCCGCCTCCCGCCGCGACCTGTCGGTGTGGGTGGTCACCGGCGACGGCGACGCGCTGTCCATCGGCGGCAACCACCTCATCCACGCCCTGCGCCGCAACGTCAACCTCAAGATCCTGCTGTTCAACAACCGGATCTACGGCCTGACCAAGGGCCAGTACTCGCCCACCTCCGAGGTCGGCAAGGTCACCAAGTCGACCCCGATGGGCTCGCTGGACGCCCCCTTCAACCCCGTCTCGCTGGCGCTGGGCGCGGAGGCGTCCTTCGTGGCCCGCACCGTCGACTCCGACCGCAAGCACCTCACCGAGGTGCTGCGGGCCGCCGCCGGCCACCCGGGCACCGCGCTGGTGGAGATCTACCAGAACTGCAACATCTTCAACGACGGCGCCTTCGAGGTGCTCAAGGACCGCCGGCAGGCCGAGGAGGCGGTGATCCGGCTGGAGCACGGCGAGCCGATCCGCTTCGGCGCCGACCGCTCCAGGGGCGTGGTGCGCGACCGGGCCACCGGCGAGCTGAGGGTGGTCACCGTCACCGCGGACAACGAGGCCGACGTCCTGGTCCACGACGCCCACGCCGCCTCCCCCACCACCGCCTTCGCCCTGTCCCGGCTGGCCGACCCCGACACCCTGCACCACACCCCCATCGGCGTGTTCCGCTCTGCCGGCCGGCCCGTCTACGACACCCTCATGGCCGACCAGCTCGACACCGCCGTCGAGCAGAACGGCAAGGGCGACCTCGCCGCGCTCCTGGCCGGCGGCGACACCTGGACCGTCACCGGCTGAGCGGACCCCTACGGCCCGCCCGGACGACGCCGGCACGGCCGCGCGTACCGGTGCACGCTCCCGGCGCGGCGCACCGCCGCTCGAATCGCCCTCGCGGCCGCGTCGACAAACCCTCGAGCTTCCGCTTCCCGCCGGCCGATCCACGCCGCGCGGACCGCCGTTGCCCGCATCATGCAAGAACAACCCACAGGGAGGGGGCAGGCGAGGTGAACGCGCACGCACATGCCGCCGGTGGACGGGGCGGAGGCCACGGCCACGCCGTGGTGGTCGGCTCCAGTCTCGCCGGGCTCACCGCGGCCCGGGCCCTGGCCAACTTCATGGACCGGGTCACCGTCGTCGAACGCGACTGGGTGCCGCGCGGTCCCGGCCGGCGCCGGGGAGTCCCCCAGGCGAGGCACACGCACACCCTGATGACAGCCGCCCAGCAGGGCCTGGAGCAGCTGTTCCCCGGCATAGGCCAGGACCTGGCCGACGCCGGAGCGGTGCACGTCCGGATGCCCGAGGACATGCTGCTGCTCGGCCCGGGAGGCTGGCTGCCCCGGGTCGGCCCCGGCCTGTCGATGCTCAGCGCCGGCCGCGACCTGATCGACGCGGTGATCCGCGACCGGCTGCTCGCCGACACCAAGGTGAGCTTCCTGAGCGAGCACGAGGCCGTCGCGCTCCAGCCCGGCCGCAACGACACCGTCACCGGCGTATGGGTGCGCCGGCGGGACCGCAGCACCCCCGGCGGATGGGCCCCCCGCCGCCTGATGTCCGCCGACTTCGTGGTGGACGCCACCGGACGCGGCTCGCGCGCCCCCCAGTGGCTGGCCGAACTCGGCTACGCGCCCGCGCCCGAGACCGTGGCCGGCACCGGTACCGCCTTCGCCACCGCCGTGTTCGCGACGCCCGTCGGCCATGTCGCGGACTGGAAGAGCCTGCTGCTCATGCCCGCGCCCGGCCACCCCGTCCAGGGCATGCTTAACCCCATAGAGGGCGGCCGCTGGTCGGTGTCGATCTGCGCCGACGACGCCAGGAGCCTGCCCACCGACCACGCGGGACTGCTGCGCGCCGCGGGCACCCTGCGCCACCCCCTGCTGCACGACATCCTGCGGGCCGCCACACCCCTCGGCCCGGTCTACGGCTGCCGGACCACCCACAACCGCTGGCGCCACTACGAGAAGCTGCGCCGCTGGCCCGACCAGTTCCTCGTCCTCGGCGACGCCTTCGCCGCCTTCGACCCGGCCCACGGCCAGGGCATGACGACGGCGGTGCAGGGCGCCCTCGTCCTCGACCACATGCTGGCCGGCCACGGCACGGCCGTCGGCCTCGGCTACCGGCTGCGCCGCGCCCTCGCCCACCGGCTGGCCCCCGCCTGGCGAACGGCCACCCGCGCCCCGCGGGCGGCTGACAGCGGCCAGGACCCGCGGGCCGGCGTACGCACCCGGCTCGGCCGGCGCTACCGGGCCCGCATCGCGGCCGCCGCGACCAGGGACCCGTACGCGGCGGCCGCACTGCTCCAGCTCCTCCACACGGCCGCACCGCCCGCCACGGCACTGCGGCCACGGGTGCTGCGGGCCGCCCTGCGCGGCCCGCAGCACCCGGCC includes:
- a CDS encoding 2-oxoacid:ferredoxin oxidoreductase subunit beta, translating into MSTELKLLAKDFKSDQEVRWCPGCGDYAVLAAVQGFMPELGLARENIVFVSGIGCSSRFPYYMNTYGMHSIHGRAPAIATGLAASRRDLSVWVVTGDGDALSIGGNHLIHALRRNVNLKILLFNNRIYGLTKGQYSPTSEVGKVTKSTPMGSLDAPFNPVSLALGAEASFVARTVDSDRKHLTEVLRAAAGHPGTALVEIYQNCNIFNDGAFEVLKDRRQAEEAVIRLEHGEPIRFGADRSRGVVRDRATGELRVVTVTADNEADVLVHDAHAASPTTAFALSRLADPDTLHHTPIGVFRSAGRPVYDTLMADQLDTAVEQNGKGDLAALLAGGDTWTVTG
- a CDS encoding FAD-dependent monooxygenase codes for the protein MNAHAHAAGGRGGGHGHAVVVGSSLAGLTAARALANFMDRVTVVERDWVPRGPGRRRGVPQARHTHTLMTAAQQGLEQLFPGIGQDLADAGAVHVRMPEDMLLLGPGGWLPRVGPGLSMLSAGRDLIDAVIRDRLLADTKVSFLSEHEAVALQPGRNDTVTGVWVRRRDRSTPGGWAPRRLMSADFVVDATGRGSRAPQWLAELGYAPAPETVAGTGTAFATAVFATPVGHVADWKSLLLMPAPGHPVQGMLNPIEGGRWSVSICADDARSLPTDHAGLLRAAGTLRHPLLHDILRAATPLGPVYGCRTTHNRWRHYEKLRRWPDQFLVLGDAFAAFDPAHGQGMTTAVQGALVLDHMLAGHGTAVGLGYRLRRALAHRLAPAWRTATRAPRAADSGQDPRAGVRTRLGRRYRARIAAAATRDPYAAAALLQLLHTAAPPATALRPRVLRAALRGPQHPAPAAPPTTTHGPDARRHRRAAPPAPALGVPDGPARHGLTRQV